GTGATGATCCCCGCATTGCCGTTGTTCGCCGCCGCACCGGCATTGGCGCCACCGGGCGGCGCGGGCCAGGGCAGTTCCACCAGCCACACCGACAGATTCGCGGCCGGTTTGCTGGACGACAATCGCAGCGTCACGCGAGCCGTGCCCGAGATATGCACAGGCTGCGTGAGGGTCGGCGTGGCGAACATCAGCCGATTGGGTGACGACGCCGCGGCGGCAAGCACGGCGCCGCTCTTGTCCACATCATCGGTGATCGTTTCCCGTCCCTGCCCACCCAGTGCGGTGAAAGCCAGGACCCCAACGGCACGTCCACCATTCCCCGGATACAACATCACCGGTGCGGCGGCCGGATTGGGATAGTCATCATACGGTGTGGGCGTCTGCCGATTGGCGCCTTCCCGCACCACAAACGCGCGCGGATCCTTTTCCACCCCGTTCTGCACACCGAGCAGGTACCGCGTGAACCAGCGGTTCATCATGGCCATCGGCGGCTCGCCGCCATGTCCGCCCTGATGGAAGTACATCTGCACCGGTACGTGATTGGCGCGGACGGCTTCGGCCATGAGCACCGTGTGCGACGGCATCACGTTCCAGTCGTTGAAGCCGTGGGCAGTCAACATCGCGGCGCGGATGCCTTTGGCCTGCGACAGATAGTCGCGGTTGATCCAGAAGTCGCTCAGGTCCCCGGTGCGGCGATCGATGCCTTTCCGCAGCACCGCGTCCCGCACCCGCTCGTTGCAGATGGCGCGCGTGGCCGGATTGCCACTCTGGACGTAGTCGTACAACACGTCCACGTCCTCGCCCTGATAACCGCCCGGCGCACGCACCAGGCCGTTGGAGCGGTAATAGCGATAGTAGGAATTGTTGGGGGAGACGGGGATGATGGCTTCGAGACCGGCCACGCCCGTGGTGGCCACCGCCACCGGCAGCGTGCCATTGAAGGAGGTCCCGATCATCCCCACCTTGCCCGTGGACCAGGTGGCGACCACCTGTTCCTGGCCGTCGACGGTGGTGTACCCCTTCGCACGACCGTTCAGCCAATCCACCACGGCCTTGGGCGCCAGCGATTCGTTCATGCCCCCGATGGTGACACATCCCTGGCTCAGCCCGGTCCCCGGGGACTCCGAGTGCACGACCGCGAACCCACGCGGGACCCAGGTGCGCACCTGCGAGGCGGAGATGCGGGTCCGGTTGGGATTGAATGGCACGCCCTTGCCCAGATTCCGCGGCGGAGGGTCGTCGCCCAGTTCCTGCTTCACGGGCCAGAAGACGTCGTCATTGCCCAGGGTCCCCGCGAAGTAGGGACTGGTCTCGTAGACCACCGGCACCTGGAGGCCGCTGGTGGTGGCGCCGGGTCGGGTCACGTCCACATGGACACGGTCGGGTTTGCCGTCGAAGTCCGAATCGAACTCCGTCTCCACCCAGAGGTGCTCGCGCACCCAGAGGGTCGTGTCGGCAAACGCCGGTGTGATCTGCGACTGCCCCTCGGCGATGGTGTACTGGGGCGGCAGTGCCGGGTAGGTGGTGGGATTTGCCCGTCCCGAGGGACCAGAGGGTCCGGGCGCGGGGCCTCCCGCGGGCCGGCAGGCGGCCAGGAGGGCGAGCAGTGACAGGGTGAACATGCGCATGCGCTGGAAGCTGCGGCGGAATCCGGGAGGGGACAAGCGCGCCGGGATCCGTATGGGATCCTGTACGGGAGGCGGAAAACACTGGCATCAGCCTGCTTTATCGGTGATCTTCCCCAGGCTGCCCCCCAATCGGCGCCCTGCGTGGGCCCCGGCGGGGGCCTCGGACGACACAATTCCCCTCCACGGAACTCTACGTGCTCGAGCAGTACGCCCTCATTCTCGCGCTCGTCTGCGCCGGCATTGCCATTGTGTATGGCATCGTGTCCGCGCGGTGGATCATTGCCCAACCCGCAGGCAATGAACGCATGCAGCAGATCGCCGGCGCGATCCAGGAAGGCGCTGACGCCTACCTGAAGCGTCAGTACCGCACCATCGCCATTGTCGGTGTGGTGCTCTTCCTCGCCGTGGGCCTCGGCCTCGGCAGCTGGATGACCGCGATCGGCTTCGCGATCGGCGCGATCCTCTCGGGTGTGGCCGGTTTCATCGGCATGTTCGTCTCGGTGCGCGCGAATTCGCGCACGGCGCAGGCGGCCACGAGTGGTCTGAACGCGGCGCTCAACATCAGCTTCAAGGGCGGCGCCATCACCGGCATGCTGGTCGTCGGACTCGGCCTGCTGGGCGTGGCCGGCTTCTACCTGGTGGTGATCGGCAATGGCAGCGGGGAAGACGCGATCAAGCACGCGCTCGAGCCGATGGTCGGTCTCGCGTTCGGCTCGTCGCTCATCTCCATCTTCGCGCGTCTGGGCGGCGGCATCTTCACGAAGGGCGCCGACGTCGGCGCCGACCTCGTGGGCAAGGTCGAAGCCGGCATTCCCGAGGACGATCCGCGCAACCCCGCCGTGATCGCCGACAACGTCGGTGACAACGTGGGTGACTGCGCCGGCATGGCGGCCGACCTGTTCGAGACGTACGCCGTGACCGTGATCGCCGCGATGCTGGTGGCCGGTCTCAGCTTCTCCACCTACGGCAACACCGGTGTGCTCTATCCGCTGGTGCTGGGCGCGGTGTCCATTCCCGCGTCCATCGTCGGCACGTTCTTCGTGCGTGTCTCGCCGGGTGGGAAAATCATGTCGGCGCTGTATCGCGGTCTGATCGTGTCGGGCGTGCTGGCGGCGATCGCGTTCTTCGCCGTGACGTCGATCATGTTCCCCGCCGATCAGTCCACACCGCTGTTCGTTTGCGCCATGATCGGCCTCGCGCTCACCGCGGCGCTGGTGGTGATCACCGAGTACTACACGGCCACCGAATACGGCCCCGTGCAGCAGATCGCCAAGGCATCGGAAACGGGTCACGGCACCAACGTGATCGCCGGTCTCGCGGTGTCGATGCGTTCCACCGCCGCCCCGGTGCTCGTGGTGGCGGCGGCCATCTACGGCTGCTATCAGATCGCGGGCCTGTACGGCGTGGCCATTGCCGCCACGTCCATGCT
The nucleotide sequence above comes from Gemmatimonas aurantiaca. Encoded proteins:
- a CDS encoding Xaa-Pro dipeptidyl-peptidase; this encodes MSPPGFRRSFQRMRMFTLSLLALLAACRPAGGPAPGPSGPSGRANPTTYPALPPQYTIAEGQSQITPAFADTTLWVREHLWVETEFDSDFDGKPDRVHVDVTRPGATTSGLQVPVVYETSPYFAGTLGNDDVFWPVKQELGDDPPPRNLGKGVPFNPNRTRISASQVRTWVPRGFAVVHSESPGTGLSQGCVTIGGMNESLAPKAVVDWLNGRAKGYTTVDGQEQVVATWSTGKVGMIGTSFNGTLPVAVATTGVAGLEAIIPVSPNNSYYRYYRSNGLVRAPGGYQGEDVDVLYDYVQSGNPATRAICNERVRDAVLRKGIDRRTGDLSDFWINRDYLSQAKGIRAAMLTAHGFNDWNVMPSHTVLMAEAVRANHVPVQMYFHQGGHGGEPPMAMMNRWFTRYLLGVQNGVEKDPRAFVVREGANRQTPTPYDDYPNPAAAPVMLYPGNGGRAVGVLAFTALGGQGRETITDDVDKSGAVLAAAASSPNRLMFATPTLTQPVHISGTARVTLRLSSSKPAANLSVWLVELPWPAPPGGANAGAAANNGNAGIITRGWADPQNAKSLRVSEPLKPGEFVTVSFDLEPDDQIVPAGKRIGLMIMSSDRDFTLWPSPGTVLTLDLDGSALSLPIVGGLPALQRAIQ
- a CDS encoding sodium-translocating pyrophosphatase, producing the protein MLEQYALILALVCAGIAIVYGIVSARWIIAQPAGNERMQQIAGAIQEGADAYLKRQYRTIAIVGVVLFLAVGLGLGSWMTAIGFAIGAILSGVAGFIGMFVSVRANSRTAQAATSGLNAALNISFKGGAITGMLVVGLGLLGVAGFYLVVIGNGSGEDAIKHALEPMVGLAFGSSLISIFARLGGGIFTKGADVGADLVGKVEAGIPEDDPRNPAVIADNVGDNVGDCAGMAADLFETYAVTVIAAMLVAGLSFSTYGNTGVLYPLVLGAVSIPASIVGTFFVRVSPGGKIMSALYRGLIVSGVLAAIAFFAVTSIMFPADQSTPLFVCAMIGLALTAALVVITEYYTATEYGPVQQIAKASETGHGTNVIAGLAVSMRSTAAPVLVVAAAIYGCYQIAGLYGVAIAATSMLSMAGMIVALDAYGPITDNAGGIAEMSHLGPDIRKITDALDAVGNTTKAVTKGFAIGSAVIAAVALFASYIEISVGELVPFEQIRAAIQEPAGIFALPEAQINVADPQVFIGLLIGGSIAFLFSALAIRAVSRTAATVVQEVRKQFADGGIMAGTKKPDYGPVIDICTAASLRELATPALLAVLTPLIIGFGIGYMALGAFLAAVILTGQLMANYLSNAGGAWDNAKKYIEDGHEGGKGSEAHKAAVIGDT